The Bacteroidota bacterium genome has a window encoding:
- a CDS encoding 3-hydroxyanthranilate 3,4-dioxygenase, with amino-acid sequence MAVAAPFNFKKWIDENRHLLKPPVGNIQVWKDTEFIVMVVGGPNSRKDYHYNEGEEFFYQLEGDVVVKIIDEGKPRDIHIKEGDIFLLPPRTPHSPQRGPNTVGLVIERERATKELDGFMWYCENCGEKLYEEFEYVTDIVKQLPPIFDRFYNTPEHCTCKSCGTVMERPVKRT; translated from the coding sequence ATGGCCGTAGCAGCCCCTTTTAATTTTAAAAAATGGATTGATGAAAACCGTCACTTGTTGAAACCTCCTGTGGGCAACATACAAGTGTGGAAAGACACTGAGTTTATTGTAATGGTAGTTGGTGGGCCTAACAGCCGCAAGGATTATCATTATAACGAAGGTGAAGAGTTCTTTTATCAATTGGAAGGGGATGTGGTAGTGAAGATTATAGACGAGGGTAAGCCACGCGATATTCATATTAAAGAAGGTGATATATTTTTATTGCCTCCGCGTACTCCGCACAGCCCGCAACGCGGCCCTAATACAGTTGGTTTGGTAATTGAGCGCGAAAGAGCTACTAAAGAACTGGACGGTTTTATGTGGTATTGTGAAAACTGCGGAGAGAAATTATATGAGGAGTTTGAATACGTGACTGATATTGTGAAGCAGTTGCCACCTATTTTCGACAGGTTTTACAACACCCCCGAGCATTGTACTTGCAAAAGCTGC
- a CDS encoding cytochrome b5, with product MEDNNLTYFTKNQLALRNGQDRPEIWVAYKGVIYDVTESRLWRNGKHYEHWAGQDLTHELPDAPHTETVFERMKAVGRLISV from the coding sequence TTGGAAGACAATAACCTGACATACTTCACGAAAAATCAACTTGCGTTGAGAAACGGACAAGACCGACCCGAGATTTGGGTGGCCTATAAAGGGGTGATTTATGATGTGACGGAAAGCAGGCTTTGGCGAAACGGAAAGCACTATGAACACTGGGCCGGACAGGATTTGACCCACGAATTACCCGATGCCCCGCATACCGAAACCGTTTTTGAGCGAATGAAGGCCGTTGGGCGTTTAATTTCTGTATAG
- a CDS encoding HAMP domain-containing histidine kinase: MRLRISFYVILVFTMTAFSWWTYSLINLSYEVHVYDNDVLGFQVHQATNTVLQNSKFRPDDDTVFTKMSLGRHAIYFDTVRMREMVAAKHPYTEIQYKDTMVTLKPAPDIIEKLEKEKYRKVSMYIIEGVVFLLLLMVGFSWIYNRLNSIIKLNQQKSNFLLAVTHELKTPMASVKLFLQTIQRRNLTREQLEPMIANCIDDVDRLNDLAENMLLATRIEGNSYQYNFEEADLSALVGGISENYESKYSENYSFRLDIEEGIEIYADVFSITMALNNLIENALKYSPKHSAISIGLKKEGEKVILTVADEGPGIPQEEKGNIFNKFYRLGNESTRSTKGTGLGLYIVKQTVNNHKATIEVHDNKPQGSLFRIVFKLNGAKK, translated from the coding sequence TTGAGACTACGGATATCATTTTATGTGATTTTGGTGTTTACGATGACTGCTTTTTCTTGGTGGACGTATTCGCTCATCAACTTAAGCTACGAGGTGCATGTGTACGACAATGATGTTTTGGGGTTTCAGGTACACCAAGCCACCAACACGGTACTGCAAAACTCAAAATTCAGACCGGATGATGATACGGTGTTTACCAAAATGAGTTTAGGCAGACACGCTATTTACTTTGATACGGTAAGGATGCGTGAGATGGTAGCGGCAAAGCACCCTTATACAGAGATACAGTACAAAGACACGATGGTGACGCTGAAACCGGCACCCGATATTATTGAGAAGCTTGAAAAAGAGAAGTACCGAAAGGTAAGTATGTATATTATTGAGGGGGTAGTGTTTTTACTACTGCTGATGGTGGGTTTTAGTTGGATTTACAACCGATTGAACTCTATTATAAAGCTTAACCAGCAAAAAAGTAATTTTTTACTGGCAGTAACACACGAGTTGAAAACCCCTATGGCATCGGTAAAGTTGTTTTTGCAAACCATACAACGCCGAAATTTAACAAGGGAGCAATTAGAACCAATGATTGCGAACTGTATTGATGATGTGGACCGATTGAATGACTTGGCCGAGAATATGCTGCTGGCCACAAGGATTGAAGGAAACAGCTACCAATACAATTTTGAAGAAGCAGATTTGAGTGCATTGGTAGGCGGCATTAGTGAGAACTATGAAAGCAAGTACAGCGAAAACTATAGTTTTCGACTGGATATAGAGGAAGGTATTGAAATATATGCCGATGTTTTTTCGATTACGATGGCTTTGAATAACCTGATTGAAAATGCGCTGAAATACTCACCAAAGCATTCGGCAATTTCAATCGGGTTAAAAAAAGAGGGTGAAAAAGTGATACTAACCGTGGCAGATGAAGGCCCGGGTATACCACAAGAAGAAAAAGGAAACATTTTTAATAAGTTTTACAGGTTGGGCAATGAATCTACCCGCAGTACTAAGGGCACAGGATTGGGCTTATACATTGTGAAACAAACGGTAAATAACCACAAAGCAACCATTGAGGTGCACGATAACAAACCCCAAGGAAGTTTGTTTAGAATAGTGTTTAAACTCAACGGTGCCAAAAAATAA
- a CDS encoding response regulator transcription factor, translating into MKNKILLVEDETSLAHNLKLNLELEGFSVNAVGDGSSAIRAFGEEKYDMVILDIMIPNIDGITVCENIRLKDNQTPILFLSAKNTVEDRVLGLKKGGDDYIVKPFNLEELILRVDKLISRNKVQAGDAKPGITEYSFSDNYVNFISYDAKGQQGEFKLTKKEALLLKLLIENKDEVVSREKIFQTVWGYSVYPSTRTIDNFVLAFRKYFETDQKNPKHFHSLRGVGYKFTD; encoded by the coding sequence ATGAAAAATAAAATTTTACTTGTTGAAGACGAAACCTCGTTGGCACACAACCTGAAACTAAACCTTGAACTGGAGGGGTTTTCGGTAAATGCCGTTGGCGACGGTTCTAGCGCAATAAGGGCATTTGGTGAAGAGAAATATGACATGGTGATATTAGATATTATGATACCTAATATTGATGGCATTACTGTGTGCGAGAACATACGTTTAAAGGACAACCAAACCCCTATCCTATTCCTTTCGGCTAAAAACACGGTTGAAGACCGCGTTTTGGGCCTTAAAAAAGGCGGGGATGATTACATTGTAAAACCTTTTAACCTTGAAGAGCTGATACTGCGCGTTGATAAGCTGATAAGCCGCAACAAAGTGCAGGCGGGCGATGCCAAACCCGGTATTACCGAGTACAGCTTTAGCGATAACTATGTAAACTTTATCAGTTACGATGCTAAAGGCCAACAAGGTGAGTTTAAACTTACCAAGAAAGAGGCTCTTTTGCTAAAACTGTTGATAGAAAACAAAGATGAAGTGGTGAGTAGAGAAAAGATTTTTCAAACTGTTTGGGGTTACAGCGTTTACCCCAGCACCCGCACCATTGATAACTTTGTACTTGCCTTCCGTAAGTATTTTGAAACCGACCAAAAGAACCCTAAGCATTTCCACTCATTGCGCGGGGTAGGCTACAAATTCACTGATTAA
- a CDS encoding T9SS type A sorting domain-containing protein translates to MKTFTQLGKVLAFLYCIFCTPSVFGQTTGSFDTNIAFNGTRQLSVYVPTNYNPANKYKVMVCLHGLGDNAANYRNALVNTLNWKTLLPTTIFVCPESSTTTNDYFAPDGSGNEEIIKESINFIRANYSVDTTDITLQGFSLGGRAALRYGLSNPDVFKGLLLNTPAIQGVKEGSSKQPAYPYALANANKIPVYISHGENDVFYTAPIDSIVEQLVLNDCPLHFKRIAGLDHTIPISAQLGNFSKFFDSTTTNAFGIEVTRLYIPERVCNGFVNGSVLVRNTGKTTINSIALDFSSTGSTATRVSTNGLSLAPFQHVILPITNQFAGSAEVHTFTVKASLINGSENTDPISPNNENRKSKQLVRQNSGRALPLTEGFEGPDFPPTGWVLKQSGDVFSSWEKYDDVSKTGTASMGAFNSVFLFDNSFRSEEVQTPVLDLSSMQNPHLAFDLAFNYHKFKANNDSITLSDTLELLISTDCGNTFTRIFKAGGKELTTFAAPILNPQTLEACFINPSANNWSTMLLPLTAYATSNNAIISFKYTSGLGGSINIDNVAVTSNAVGIETPQQNNVAMYPNPANSNTTIEAENITAVNVWDANGKLCKVKTTSLGENTTLLHTDLLSAGVYYVQVVTKNFVQHQKLIIEK, encoded by the coding sequence ATGAAAACTTTTACTCAGCTCGGAAAGGTGCTCGCTTTTCTGTATTGCATTTTTTGTACTCCAAGTGTTTTTGGGCAAACTACAGGCAGCTTTGACACCAATATTGCCTTTAACGGAACCCGACAATTGTCTGTATATGTGCCTACCAACTACAATCCTGCCAATAAATACAAGGTAATGGTTTGCCTGCATGGATTGGGAGATAATGCTGCCAACTACCGAAATGCGCTGGTAAACACACTTAACTGGAAAACCCTGCTTCCTACCACCATTTTTGTATGTCCTGAATCCAGCACTACTACAAATGATTATTTTGCCCCCGACGGCAGTGGCAACGAAGAAATAATAAAAGAAAGCATCAACTTCATCCGCGCAAACTACTCAGTTGATACTACCGACATCACCCTTCAAGGGTTTTCGTTGGGCGGCCGTGCAGCCTTGCGCTATGGACTTAGCAACCCCGATGTTTTTAAAGGCTTGTTGCTAAACACTCCGGCCATTCAAGGAGTAAAAGAAGGTTCAAGCAAGCAACCTGCCTACCCCTACGCCCTTGCTAATGCAAACAAAATACCTGTGTACATTAGCCACGGTGAGAACGATGTGTTTTATACCGCCCCCATCGACTCAATAGTGGAGCAACTGGTATTAAACGATTGCCCCCTGCATTTTAAGCGTATTGCCGGCTTAGACCACACCATTCCCATTTCGGCTCAATTGGGCAATTTCAGCAAGTTTTTCGACTCAACCACTACCAACGCCTTTGGCATTGAAGTAACCCGCTTATACATCCCCGAAAGGGTTTGCAACGGTTTTGTAAACGGTAGCGTATTAGTACGCAATACCGGCAAAACTACCATTAACAGCATTGCTCTTGATTTTTCTTCAACCGGCTCAACGGCGACAAGGGTTTCAACCAACGGATTAAGCCTTGCCCCATTTCAACACGTTATCTTACCCATTACCAACCAATTTGCAGGTAGTGCTGAGGTGCATACCTTTACTGTTAAAGCATCATTGATTAACGGGTCTGAAAATACCGACCCAATAAGCCCCAACAACGAAAACAGGAAATCAAAACAGTTGGTGCGCCAAAATAGCGGCAGAGCGTTGCCCCTTACCGAGGGATTTGAAGGTCCGGATTTCCCGCCCACAGGTTGGGTACTTAAGCAATCGGGCGATGTATTTTCTTCTTGGGAAAAGTACGACGATGTAAGTAAAACCGGCACTGCTTCAATGGGAGCTTTTAACTCTGTTTTTTTGTTTGACAACAGTTTTAGAAGCGAAGAAGTACAAACTCCTGTATTGGATTTATCATCGATGCAAAATCCGCATCTTGCCTTCGATTTAGCCTTCAACTACCATAAATTCAAAGCCAACAACGATAGTATTACGCTGTCTGATACGTTGGAACTCCTTATTTCAACCGATTGCGGCAATACATTTACCCGCATATTTAAAGCAGGAGGTAAAGAACTAACCACTTTTGCCGCTCCCATATTGAACCCGCAAACACTTGAGGCTTGCTTTATAAATCCATCGGCTAACAATTGGAGTACAATGTTACTTCCGCTAACAGCTTATGCAACTAGCAACAATGCAATTATCAGCTTTAAATATACTTCAGGTCTTGGAGGCTCAATTAACATTGATAATGTGGCAGTAACCAGCAATGCTGTGGGCATTGAAACCCCACAACAAAATAACGTGGCAATGTACCCTAACCCTGCAAACAGCAACACCACCATTGAAGCGGAAAACATTACTGCTGTTAATGTTTGGGATGCTAATGGTAAACTATGCAAGGTAAAAACAACCTCGCTGGGAGAAAATACAACACTATTACATACTGATTTGCTTAGC